The genomic window AAGATAAAAAACATCCAGAGTTGATGGAGGTGGGAGAAAATATTGTGAAAAAATGTGGAGGCCTTCCTTTGGCAATAAGAACATTGGGGAGTTCCCTattcttaaaatttgatatAGAAGAGTGGAATTTTGTCAAAGATAGTGAACTTTGGAATTTACCACAACAAGATGATGGTATTTTGCCGGCTATCAAATTGAGTTATGACCAATTACCTTCTTACTTAAAACAATGTTTTGCATGCTTCTCCCTCTTTGAAAAGAGCTTTTATTATTATGATCCTGAGGTTACTGGAATTTGGGACGCACTGGATTTTCTTCCAACACCAGAAAATGGTGAAAATTCAGGAGATATTGGAAAGCAACTCTTGCTTGAGCTATGGTCAAggtcttttcttcaaaattttgtaTATGTCGGTGgaagtttttgttttgaattgcACGATTTGGTGCATGATCTTGCATTATATGTTGCAAGAGATGATTTTCAACTGTTGAACTTTCAATATGAAAATATAAGAGAGAATGTCCGCCATTTGTCAGTTCTTCAAAATGATTTGCTTAGCCAAATTTCAATTCCGACTGGGTTGAGAACCATACTTTTTCCTGATGGAGCTAACAGTAAACCTTTCTTGAATAATTGTCTATCAAGGTGCAAATACTTACGActtttggaaataaataatTCTAGATACAAAAATTTGCCCCGCTCCATTGGTAAGTTGAAACATTTACGATGTCTCAGACTTGTAAACAATCAGGAATTGGAGAGGCTTCCTGATTCTGTTTGCAAACTACAAAATTTGCAAACATTGGAACTCACTAATTGTCAAAAACTACAAAAATTGCCCAATGGAATAGGAAATTTGATCAaacttcaagaactatatataACCACAAGGCAATCTAACTTCCCAAAAGAGTTAGCCAAATTGTCTTCTCTAAAAATTCTAGAATTCAGTTATTGTGAtaatttgatgttttcttttgaagGAATACAATTTCCTAAACTTAAATTGTTAGCTTTTGCATCTTGTGGGAATCTGAAGTCATTGCCATTTCATATCATTCCAAAtatagagactttgatcatTGTTGACTGTAATATGGTGATATTGTCAATGGGTGATAACAACAACCAAATACCCAATATAAAGTTAAAGTTCCTAAGTCTTGACTCCTTGCCTCAAATAGTTACTTTTCCACAATGGTTTCAAGGATGTGCAAACACCCTATATACCTTAGGTATTCAAAACTGTGAAAATCTTGAGGAGCTTCCTAACTGGTTGTCAACTTTTATTTCTCTCAAGATGCTTTTAATTGCAAACTGTCCAAAATTGATTTCACTCCCTGAAGATGTGCATCACCTTCCAAACCTTGAACATTTAATAATGAGTGGTTGTCCTGAATTATATAGAAGATACGAGCCAGAAGTTGGACAAGATTGGTACAAGATATCACATATCAAAGATGTTACCGTTGAATTAGAAGAAACTGAAGATTAAAAGGAGTTCCTAGACATGTACAATCCAAATTTGAATGTattaatttctatttattttcttcttggtgttttattattttttgaataaaaatgtcATCATGTATTGTGTAACATATCTGTTTTTCCTCTTCCTAGTATGACTTGCCTTTTATGGTGGTTTATTTATTCTATGGAAAGTTTATTATTGCATTGTCATGTATACCATCAACAAAGATAAAACCttatttttgttatgtttttcaAGATGTTCTGTTTGATTCATCTAGAAATCAATTGCTAATAATACATGAATTGTAATTCATGTCTTAATCATTGAAGTTTATCATCATAATCATTTATAAAAGGTTGATAAAAGAGAAATGTTGATGAAAGAACTCTATAGCTATACTAATAAAAGGTTGAACTAAATCCTACTAAgtaaaacaaatagataaaacTCCAAAAGAAGTTACAGATATTGAAAGAAAACCATTGCATTTTAGTTTTACAATTCCAACAAATGTTGTGAAAGCCCCTTAGCCCCAAACACTTTGCACCAAAGATGGTGGACAAAGGTGGAAATAGGAAACTGTGGAAGATCAGATAAAATAATGACCATTTGATGTCATGCTGCAAATtaagattggctaggtcccctttgccatTACATACAAACACAGtaagctcatttgttgtcttccccatcaaagacctcaaagactggagcatgtgatcaggcagaggaagaccttgtctaatatatcatgttttcgatattggtaCGTTTTCGGTAACTGGTTTGTGATTATGAATATCAAgcaagtgtgttctaatttcatataatatgtcgatctaaattattaattattacacgtggtatcagagcctattaTTATATGAATTAGAACCCTAATTTCAATTGATTAGAATCCATGTTTGATTATGTCATCAATTGGATTGTTTTTCGAATCGGAATTGGTTGAATCTATTTTGGCATATTATTGTATTAATGAATCGTGGATCAAAAttcatgttttcttttttaatcgGTCGCCCAATTTCTATATTTTCCCCACTAAAAAGAATCATGGTTTGCAtattaaaaccaaaatcaaagacatatgattttgttatttttaattttattactgATTCTCGATTCTATATCAATGGATTGATAACTATTAAAACCCATGTTAAATTGACAAGCTCCAAAACAAATGTTGAATTACCAATCCAAAATACATGAATCATAGCCATATTTTGATCAATTGAGAAATTTTCCAGCCGATcacttttatatatttgaaaccTCATTGAGTTGTTTCATGAATATGCATAAATGTAACATAACCATAGCTTTATGTACAAATAAATTACTTGTTTCATGGCTATTGTTTCCATGGTGGTAATATGCGATCGATTTTTTCTAAAGTACTTTAATTTGGGGTTTGTGATTAATTTGCTGGAATCAAAATTTTGTTCaaacaattattttgaattttggggctatttttttttatacgatAGAATCAATttgtattttgtatatatacacagccgatttatttattttttttatattttgattcaaaCTTTGAAACAATAATACGTGATTTTGGGTTTATAATTGTTTTACGATGAGTTTGAATTGATACGGTGCGATTCCGTTTTGATTGTTATAACCGGCGGTTGGTTTAGTCAGGTGCGTGCCTATGTAccgtttttctatttttttagatttataatataattgttCGGTATATGATGCGCACTGTGCATAGTATGTACACAGTTTATTTtgaattcaattaagttaattttggGCAAAATACATGAACCATCTCTGTACTATCCTTTGGCagaatatcattttattttctgttataTGCCGTTCAATTTTTCATGTATGTAGTATGGCACACAACGTAATTCAGaatgttttggtattttttcatatgaaaacaatttcatTCATGGAAAACCTATTAACTTGGCTGTAAAAGGTTATAATTTTGATCCTTGATGGAATATCATTTTTTCCTAGAGGATTTAATTTGGATATGAATTTTTAtagtttgaatttgattttgatttggaCGACTTTACGATCAAAACTATAAAACATTGTTGTGTTATCCATGTTATAGCCAATGGTTATGTTGTGTGTTGTCCTACTAAAATCTTAAACTTCATTTAGAAGGCAGAGTTTCTTTAACAACTTGAACAATTGTTTAGTTATTTTTTCGATGAAAATCAAGATTCTACTTTcagccatatttttttttatttgacctTTGACGTGCGATCGGATCCGGTCTAGTATCACAAAAT from Trifolium pratense cultivar HEN17-A07 linkage group LG1, ARS_RC_1.1, whole genome shotgun sequence includes these protein-coding regions:
- the LOC123909793 gene encoding disease resistance protein RGA2-like; this translates as MAESLLFSVAETFIGKLTSRVLDEASLALGVYDDLRRIKDTSSLIKAVLLDAEQKQWQNNELREWLRQIKHVFSDAEDVIDDFECEALRMQVVNTSGSIRRKVRHYFSSSNPLAYRLKMAHQIKDINARLTKVAADRHNFGLQTNYSDTRIVQKRELTHSHIIESDVIGREHDKQIIIDLLLQDGDDKSLSVIPIVGMGGMGKTTLAKSVFNDERLGEAFQQKMWVCVSHDFELKHLLVKILNSASDSSPSENIQNFDIEQLQNHLRNTLADQKFLLVLDDVWNENRVKWEELKDLIQLCANGSKVLVTTRSHKTADMMSTNTSHILEGLSPKDSLTVFIKWAFKEGEDKKHPELMEVGENIVKKCGGLPLAIRTLGSSLFLKFDIEEWNFVKDSELWNLPQQDDGILPAIKLSYDQLPSYLKQCFACFSLFEKSFYYYDPEVTGIWDALDFLPTPENGENSGDIGKQLLLELWSRSFLQNFVYVGGSFCFELHDLVHDLALYVARDDFQLLNFQYENIRENVRHLSVLQNDLLSQISIPTGLRTILFPDGANSKPFLNNCLSRCKYLRLLEINNSRYKNLPRSIGKLKHLRCLRLVNNQELERLPDSVCKLQNLQTLELTNCQKLQKLPNGIGNLIKLQELYITTRQSNFPKELAKLSSLKILEFSYCDNLMFSFEGIQFPKLKLLAFASCGNLKSLPFHIIPNIETLIIVDCNMVILSMGDNNNQIPNIKLKFLSLDSLPQIVTFPQWFQGCANTLYTLGIQNCENLEELPNWLSTFISLKMLLIANCPKLISLPEDVHHLPNLEHLIMSGCPELYRRYEPEVGQDWYKISHIKDVTVELEETED